One Lentisphaera araneosa HTCC2155 DNA window includes the following coding sequences:
- a CDS encoding DUF1670 domain-containing protein, which yields MISDTINRKEGSSKRLALRSNTSTLVNVIVEGTSCSRFESEVIADKAVEVFGIGPYSPDAELQPGQMKWKAISALEPAGKPLAACQFKIITLTVHQLEDDQEVYLKYGRSAKRANQIVRMCEECYDQECLLTQEDLACILDCDVKTVRNDIRDYQKKHECLVPTRGNKKDIGPGITHRTKAIEKFIQGECPEDIARNMQHSLRAIERYITSFCRIVHCQSEVSDTLKTSLIVGCSLALTNKCLDLRDQYMKTAAYRERLEEIQTMGTRFWESVDSKKKAGQ from the coding sequence ATGATATCAGATACAATAAATCGTAAAGAAGGCAGTAGCAAACGACTTGCGCTCAGAAGTAATACCTCAACCCTGGTTAATGTCATTGTTGAGGGAACCAGTTGCTCACGCTTTGAATCAGAAGTCATAGCCGACAAAGCAGTGGAGGTATTTGGCATCGGCCCATATAGTCCAGACGCCGAACTGCAGCCAGGTCAAATGAAATGGAAGGCAATAAGTGCTTTGGAACCTGCGGGAAAACCTCTAGCAGCTTGTCAATTCAAAATCATCACCCTTACGGTTCACCAGCTTGAGGATGATCAAGAAGTGTATTTGAAGTATGGCCGCTCAGCCAAGCGAGCCAATCAAATTGTTCGGATGTGTGAGGAATGCTATGATCAGGAGTGTTTACTGACTCAGGAAGATTTAGCTTGCATACTGGATTGTGATGTAAAAACGGTGCGCAATGACATTCGTGATTATCAAAAGAAACATGAATGCCTTGTTCCAACCCGGGGAAACAAAAAAGATATCGGCCCAGGTATTACCCACAGAACAAAAGCCATAGAGAAGTTTATCCAAGGTGAATGTCCCGAGGATATAGCCCGTAATATGCAACATTCTCTCAGGGCTATAGAGCGTTATATCACATCTTTTTGTCGTATAGTCCATTGTCAAAGCGAAGTTTCTGATACTTTGAAAACATCCTTGATCGTAGGTTGTTCATTAGCTTTGACCAACAAATGCCTTGACCTTCGAGATCAGTATATGAAAACAGCTGCGTACCGTGAGCGCTTGGAAGAAATACAGACTATGGGCACCCGTTTTTGGGAAAGTGTAGACTCTAAAAAAAAGGCTGGGCAATAG
- a CDS encoding DUF1670 domain-containing protein, whose translation MKDKLVNKKESKPEPAWTKKDFKAVLMNFFLQHCPQLGGELLVERLVLELIKTIETYYPATERMKMGQALWYAVDAAETAGYGKALERCKLVPVVLDMIHDDDIEAYLAKEKKRKRNITKVVRIFDQTYQQGGVLTLADAGSIMGLSPSTISSYLREYEKEHNRLVPRRGTIHDLGPTLTHKRIICIKHCYEGKSIEQTARETTHSVRAVTRYTNDFKRVQTCLKEGWKVEKIAAATGLSKSLTQEYIDLIENKPQEETEG comes from the coding sequence ATGAAAGATAAACTCGTTAATAAAAAAGAGTCGAAACCTGAGCCAGCCTGGACTAAAAAGGATTTTAAAGCTGTACTCATGAATTTCTTTCTTCAGCATTGTCCGCAGCTCGGTGGCGAGCTCTTAGTAGAACGTCTTGTTTTAGAGCTCATTAAAACTATTGAAACCTATTATCCCGCAACAGAAAGAATGAAAATGGGACAAGCTTTGTGGTACGCAGTTGATGCCGCAGAAACAGCCGGTTATGGCAAAGCCCTTGAACGATGTAAGCTCGTTCCTGTTGTTTTAGATATGATTCACGATGATGATATTGAAGCGTATTTAGCCAAGGAGAAGAAACGTAAACGCAATATAACGAAGGTTGTTCGAATCTTTGATCAAACTTATCAACAGGGAGGCGTCTTAACCCTTGCTGATGCTGGCTCCATCATGGGGCTTTCTCCAAGTACAATCTCTTCATATCTAAGAGAATATGAAAAAGAACATAACAGATTGGTCCCTCGGCGAGGTACAATTCATGATCTTGGTCCCACGCTGACTCATAAGCGTATTATTTGTATAAAACATTGTTATGAAGGAAAGTCTATTGAACAAACCGCTCGGGAAACAACACACTCAGTTCGAGCTGTTACGCGATATACCAATGATTTCAAAAGAGTTCAGACTTGCTTAAAGGAAGGTTGGAAAGTCGAAAAAATAGCTGCCGCTACAGGATTATCGAAATCTTTGACTCAGGAGTATATAGATCTAATTGAAAATAAACCACAGGAGGAGACAGAAGGCTGA